From the Anguilla anguilla isolate fAngAng1 chromosome 8, fAngAng1.pri, whole genome shotgun sequence genome, one window contains:
- the asns gene encoding asparagine synthetase [glutamine-hydrolyzing] isoform X2: MCGIWALFGSDDCLSTQCTCAMKIAHRGPDAFRFENVNGFTNCCFGFHRLAIVDHLYGMQPLRIKKFPFLWLCYNGEIYNHLQLKEKFEFEYQTKVDGEILLHLYERFGVEKMVALLDGVFAFVLLDTANRKVFLGRDTFGVRPMFRMLTDDGFLAVCSEAKGLTEITHSMPRPPEVTPFPPGHFEVFTLKSSGKVESVQLGRFHSCTDEPKHAVHDSVRGLLSGFELETVKSNIRVLFENAVRKRLMAHRRIGCLLSGGLDSSLVAATLVKLAKEDELTYPVQTFAIGTEDSPDILAARKVAAHIGSEHHEVIFTPEEGIRAIQEVIYHLETYDITTVRASIGMYLVSKYIRKKTDSVVIFSGEGSDELTQGYIYFHKAPSPKAAAEESERLMKELYLFDVLRADRTTAAHGLELRVPFLDHRLCAYFLSLPEEMRVPKDGVEKHLLRESFKGLNLIPDDILWRRKEAFSDGLSSTKKSWFSYLQDHVEAEVNESQLEMAAKVFPHFPPKTKEGYHYRQVFEKYYPGRAVWLSHYWMPRWIKASDPSARTLSIYKPDKDK, encoded by the exons ATGTGCGGGATTTGGGCACTTTTCGGCAGCGATGACTGCCTGTCCACGCAGTGCACCTGCGCCATGAAGATCGCCCACCGCGGGCCCGACGCCTTCCGCTTCGAGAACGTCAACGGCTTCACCAACTGCTGCTTCGGCTTCCACCGGCTGGCTATCGTCGACCACCTGTATGGCATGCAGCCCCTCAGGATCAAGAAGTTCCCCTTTCTCTGGCTGTGCTACAATGGAGAAATATACAACCACCTACAG ctgaaggagaagtttgagtttgagtaCCAGACCAAGGTGGACGGGGAGATCCTACTGCACCTGTATGAGCGCTTTGGGGTTGAGAAGATGGTGGCTCTCCTGGACGGTGTCTTCGCCTTCGTCCTGCTGGACACGGCGAACAGGAAGGTGTTCCTGGGGCGGGACACCTTTGGGGTGCGGCCCATGTTCCGCATGCTGACTGACGACGGCTTCCTGGCTGTCTGCTCCGAAGCCAAAG gcCTGACGGAGATCACCCActccatgccccgcccccctgagGTCACGCCCTTCCCCCCGGGACACTTTGAGGTCTTCACACTGAAGAGCAGCGGGAAGGTGGAGTCTGTTCAGCTCGGCCGTTTCCATAGCTGCACCGACGAGCCCAAACATGCCGTCCACGACAGCGTCAGGGGCCTCCTTTCAG gttTCGAGCTGGAGACGGTGAAGAGCAACATCAGGGTCCTGTTTGAGAACGCTGTGAGGAAGAGACTAATGGCTCACAGGAGGATCGGCTGCCTGCTGTCAG GTGGTCTGGACTCTAGTCTGGTTGCTGCGACGCTGGTGAAGCTGGCGAAGGAAGACGAGCTGACGTACCCAGTACAGACCTTCGCCATCGGTACGGAGGACAGCCCTGATATCCTGGCAGCCCGcaag GTGGCAGCGCACATTGGCAGCGAACACCACGAGGTGATCTTCACCCCTGAGGAGGGCATCCGGGCCATCCAGGAAGTCATCTACCACCTGGAGACGTACGACATCACCACTGTACGCGCGTCCATCG GGATGTATCTGGTGTCCAAGTACATCCGCAAGAAGACAGACAGTGTGGTGATCTTCTCTGGTGAAGGATCGGATGAGCTCACCCAGGGGTACATCTACTTCCACAAG GCCCCGTCCCCCAAGGCCGCGGCGGAGGAGAGTGAGCGGCTGATGAAGGAGCTCTACTTGTTCGACGTGCTGAGAGCCGACCGCACCACTGCAGCGCACGG ctTAGAGCTGAGAGTTCCTTTCCTGGATCACAGATTATGTGCATATTTCCTGTCCTTACCTGAAGAGATGAGAGTGCCCAAG GATGGAGTAGAGAAGCACCTCCTGCGAGAGTCATTTAAGGGGCTGAACCTGATCCCAGACGACATCCTGTGGAGACGCAAGGAGGCTTTCAGTGATGGACTCTCCTCCACCAAGAAGTCCTGGTTCTCCTACCTGCAGGATCATGTAGAGGCTgag GTCAATGAGTCCCAGTTGGAGATGGCAGCCAAAGTGTTCCCCCACTTCCCTCCTAAGACCAAAGAGGGGTACCATTACCGCCAGGTGTTTGAGAAGTACTACCCGGGGCGGGCCGTCTGGCTGTCCCATTACTGGATGCCCCGCTGGATCAAAGCCTCCGACCCCTCGGCCCGAACTCTCTCCATCTACAAACCCGACAAGGACAAGTGA
- the asns gene encoding asparagine synthetase [glutamine-hydrolyzing] isoform X1: MACSPSGSRSSPFSGCATMEKYTTTYRYVLLSLAVLQWRNIQPPTGTFCYLWLCYNGEIYNHLQVRSAISGCATMEKYTTTYRYVLLSLAVLQWRNIQPPTGTFCYLWLCYNGEIYNHLQLKEKFEFEYQTKVDGEILLHLYERFGVEKMVALLDGVFAFVLLDTANRKVFLGRDTFGVRPMFRMLTDDGFLAVCSEAKGLTEITHSMPRPPEVTPFPPGHFEVFTLKSSGKVESVQLGRFHSCTDEPKHAVHDSVRGLLSGFELETVKSNIRVLFENAVRKRLMAHRRIGCLLSGGLDSSLVAATLVKLAKEDELTYPVQTFAIGTEDSPDILAARKVAAHIGSEHHEVIFTPEEGIRAIQEVIYHLETYDITTVRASIGMYLVSKYIRKKTDSVVIFSGEGSDELTQGYIYFHKAPSPKAAAEESERLMKELYLFDVLRADRTTAAHGLELRVPFLDHRLCAYFLSLPEEMRVPKDGVEKHLLRESFKGLNLIPDDILWRRKEAFSDGLSSTKKSWFSYLQDHVEAEVNESQLEMAAKVFPHFPPKTKEGYHYRQVFEKYYPGRAVWLSHYWMPRWIKASDPSARTLSIYKPDKDK; this comes from the exons ATGGCATGCAGCCCCTCAGGATCAAGAAGTTCCCCTTTCTCTGGCTGTGCTACAATGGAGAAATATACAACCACCTACAGGTACGTTCTGCTATCTCTGGCTGTGCTACAATGGAGAAATATACAACCACCTACAGGTACGTTCTGCTATCTCTGGCTGTGCTACAATGGAGAAATATACAACCACCTACAGGTACGTTCTGCTATCTCTGGCTGTGCTACAATGGAGAAATATACAACCACCTACAGGTACGTTCTGCTATCTCTGGCTGTGCTACAATGGAGAAATATACAACCACCTACAGGTACGTTCTGCTATCTCTGGCTGTGCTACAATGGAGAAATATACAACCACCTACAG ctgaaggagaagtttgagtttgagtaCCAGACCAAGGTGGACGGGGAGATCCTACTGCACCTGTATGAGCGCTTTGGGGTTGAGAAGATGGTGGCTCTCCTGGACGGTGTCTTCGCCTTCGTCCTGCTGGACACGGCGAACAGGAAGGTGTTCCTGGGGCGGGACACCTTTGGGGTGCGGCCCATGTTCCGCATGCTGACTGACGACGGCTTCCTGGCTGTCTGCTCCGAAGCCAAAG gcCTGACGGAGATCACCCActccatgccccgcccccctgagGTCACGCCCTTCCCCCCGGGACACTTTGAGGTCTTCACACTGAAGAGCAGCGGGAAGGTGGAGTCTGTTCAGCTCGGCCGTTTCCATAGCTGCACCGACGAGCCCAAACATGCCGTCCACGACAGCGTCAGGGGCCTCCTTTCAG gttTCGAGCTGGAGACGGTGAAGAGCAACATCAGGGTCCTGTTTGAGAACGCTGTGAGGAAGAGACTAATGGCTCACAGGAGGATCGGCTGCCTGCTGTCAG GTGGTCTGGACTCTAGTCTGGTTGCTGCGACGCTGGTGAAGCTGGCGAAGGAAGACGAGCTGACGTACCCAGTACAGACCTTCGCCATCGGTACGGAGGACAGCCCTGATATCCTGGCAGCCCGcaag GTGGCAGCGCACATTGGCAGCGAACACCACGAGGTGATCTTCACCCCTGAGGAGGGCATCCGGGCCATCCAGGAAGTCATCTACCACCTGGAGACGTACGACATCACCACTGTACGCGCGTCCATCG GGATGTATCTGGTGTCCAAGTACATCCGCAAGAAGACAGACAGTGTGGTGATCTTCTCTGGTGAAGGATCGGATGAGCTCACCCAGGGGTACATCTACTTCCACAAG GCCCCGTCCCCCAAGGCCGCGGCGGAGGAGAGTGAGCGGCTGATGAAGGAGCTCTACTTGTTCGACGTGCTGAGAGCCGACCGCACCACTGCAGCGCACGG ctTAGAGCTGAGAGTTCCTTTCCTGGATCACAGATTATGTGCATATTTCCTGTCCTTACCTGAAGAGATGAGAGTGCCCAAG GATGGAGTAGAGAAGCACCTCCTGCGAGAGTCATTTAAGGGGCTGAACCTGATCCCAGACGACATCCTGTGGAGACGCAAGGAGGCTTTCAGTGATGGACTCTCCTCCACCAAGAAGTCCTGGTTCTCCTACCTGCAGGATCATGTAGAGGCTgag GTCAATGAGTCCCAGTTGGAGATGGCAGCCAAAGTGTTCCCCCACTTCCCTCCTAAGACCAAAGAGGGGTACCATTACCGCCAGGTGTTTGAGAAGTACTACCCGGGGCGGGCCGTCTGGCTGTCCCATTACTGGATGCCCCGCTGGATCAAAGCCTCCGACCCCTCGGCCCGAACTCTCTCCATCTACAAACCCGACAAGGACAAGTGA
- the asns gene encoding asparagine synthetase [glutamine-hydrolyzing] isoform X3 — protein MVALLDGVFAFVLLDTANRKVFLGRDTFGVRPMFRMLTDDGFLAVCSEAKGLTEITHSMPRPPEVTPFPPGHFEVFTLKSSGKVESVQLGRFHSCTDEPKHAVHDSVRGLLSGFELETVKSNIRVLFENAVRKRLMAHRRIGCLLSGGLDSSLVAATLVKLAKEDELTYPVQTFAIGTEDSPDILAARKVAAHIGSEHHEVIFTPEEGIRAIQEVIYHLETYDITTVRASIGMYLVSKYIRKKTDSVVIFSGEGSDELTQGYIYFHKAPSPKAAAEESERLMKELYLFDVLRADRTTAAHGLELRVPFLDHRLCAYFLSLPEEMRVPKDGVEKHLLRESFKGLNLIPDDILWRRKEAFSDGLSSTKKSWFSYLQDHVEAEVNESQLEMAAKVFPHFPPKTKEGYHYRQVFEKYYPGRAVWLSHYWMPRWIKASDPSARTLSIYKPDKDK, from the exons ATGGTGGCTCTCCTGGACGGTGTCTTCGCCTTCGTCCTGCTGGACACGGCGAACAGGAAGGTGTTCCTGGGGCGGGACACCTTTGGGGTGCGGCCCATGTTCCGCATGCTGACTGACGACGGCTTCCTGGCTGTCTGCTCCGAAGCCAAAG gcCTGACGGAGATCACCCActccatgccccgcccccctgagGTCACGCCCTTCCCCCCGGGACACTTTGAGGTCTTCACACTGAAGAGCAGCGGGAAGGTGGAGTCTGTTCAGCTCGGCCGTTTCCATAGCTGCACCGACGAGCCCAAACATGCCGTCCACGACAGCGTCAGGGGCCTCCTTTCAG gttTCGAGCTGGAGACGGTGAAGAGCAACATCAGGGTCCTGTTTGAGAACGCTGTGAGGAAGAGACTAATGGCTCACAGGAGGATCGGCTGCCTGCTGTCAG GTGGTCTGGACTCTAGTCTGGTTGCTGCGACGCTGGTGAAGCTGGCGAAGGAAGACGAGCTGACGTACCCAGTACAGACCTTCGCCATCGGTACGGAGGACAGCCCTGATATCCTGGCAGCCCGcaag GTGGCAGCGCACATTGGCAGCGAACACCACGAGGTGATCTTCACCCCTGAGGAGGGCATCCGGGCCATCCAGGAAGTCATCTACCACCTGGAGACGTACGACATCACCACTGTACGCGCGTCCATCG GGATGTATCTGGTGTCCAAGTACATCCGCAAGAAGACAGACAGTGTGGTGATCTTCTCTGGTGAAGGATCGGATGAGCTCACCCAGGGGTACATCTACTTCCACAAG GCCCCGTCCCCCAAGGCCGCGGCGGAGGAGAGTGAGCGGCTGATGAAGGAGCTCTACTTGTTCGACGTGCTGAGAGCCGACCGCACCACTGCAGCGCACGG ctTAGAGCTGAGAGTTCCTTTCCTGGATCACAGATTATGTGCATATTTCCTGTCCTTACCTGAAGAGATGAGAGTGCCCAAG GATGGAGTAGAGAAGCACCTCCTGCGAGAGTCATTTAAGGGGCTGAACCTGATCCCAGACGACATCCTGTGGAGACGCAAGGAGGCTTTCAGTGATGGACTCTCCTCCACCAAGAAGTCCTGGTTCTCCTACCTGCAGGATCATGTAGAGGCTgag GTCAATGAGTCCCAGTTGGAGATGGCAGCCAAAGTGTTCCCCCACTTCCCTCCTAAGACCAAAGAGGGGTACCATTACCGCCAGGTGTTTGAGAAGTACTACCCGGGGCGGGCCGTCTGGCTGTCCCATTACTGGATGCCCCGCTGGATCAAAGCCTCCGACCCCTCGGCCCGAACTCTCTCCATCTACAAACCCGACAAGGACAAGTGA